From Rhodothermales bacterium, a single genomic window includes:
- a CDS encoding site-specific integrase: MAKPVPIDTSLTLTVAELNRRIEDFVKEYLKEKSPETSGTYRRSLNEFQRWFAREEGRFRFTPDDVEAYKTYLMGERGLHQVSVSTYLTALRRLCQYLMDIGLIADNPARAVKGNRRPNTHSRAVLTQGEIDELLGVIEQVSHIGLRDAALIHMMLYAGLSEIELIRANVQDLEQTLLGWFLRVQGKGHTLKDQQVPIDQPVMEKVQAYLASRQRVHPEHPLFVSHGHRSEGQRLNTRSVRSRINLHLKSAEIKRRGVTPHSLTHTAALLWLNKGMSLEEVRQRMRHGTLETTMIYFKKQGLLNLDSEELKKLNL, from the coding sequence ATGGCTAAACCCGTTCCGATCGATACCTCGCTGACACTCACCGTGGCCGAGTTGAACCGGCGTATCGAGGATTTTGTCAAGGAGTACCTGAAAGAGAAAAGTCCGGAGACGAGCGGCACCTACCGGCGCTCGTTGAACGAATTCCAGCGGTGGTTTGCACGGGAGGAGGGTCGGTTTCGGTTTACGCCGGATGACGTGGAGGCCTACAAGACGTATCTGATGGGCGAACGCGGCCTGCACCAGGTGTCGGTATCGACGTATCTCACCGCGCTGCGCCGGCTCTGCCAGTATTTGATGGACATCGGCCTGATCGCGGATAATCCCGCCCGGGCGGTAAAGGGGAATCGCCGGCCCAATACGCACTCGCGAGCAGTGCTTACGCAGGGCGAAATCGACGAATTGCTCGGCGTGATCGAGCAGGTCTCCCATATCGGCTTGCGTGATGCGGCGCTCATCCACATGATGCTTTATGCTGGTTTAAGCGAGATCGAACTCATCCGCGCCAACGTGCAGGACCTCGAGCAAACGCTACTCGGGTGGTTTCTGCGGGTCCAGGGGAAAGGGCATACATTGAAGGATCAGCAGGTGCCCATCGACCAGCCGGTCATGGAGAAGGTGCAGGCCTACCTCGCCTCCCGTCAGCGGGTCCATCCCGAACATCCCCTCTTCGTCTCTCACGGGCATCGTTCGGAAGGCCAACGGTTGAACACCCGCTCCGTGCGCAGCCGGATCAACCTGCACCTGAAATCAGCCGAGATCAAGCGCCGAGGCGTGACACCGCACAGCCTCACCCACACGGCGGCCCTCCTGTGGCTGAACAAGGGGATGTCGTTGGAGGAAGTCCGCCAGCGGATGCGCCACGGGACGTTGGAAACCACGATGATTTATTTCAAAAAACAGGGACTGTTAAACCTCGACTCCGAAGAGCTGAAGAAGCTGAACCTGTGA
- a CDS encoding sulfite exporter TauE/SafE family protein, whose product MIDDPVFYFFAVLAILVSGIAKSGFGGGLGILAVPIMALAIEPARAAAILLPILCLIDAVNIWHYRTKWDRANVRILLPAGLLGVLIGAFTFRYLSDAHIRILIGVIAVVFSVNSLRKRADAPPRGPDVVRGTFWGLIAGFTSFGVHSGGPPANVYLLPQRLDKSVFVGTLVVVFTTLNFVKLIPYAMLGQLSLSNMTTSLVLAPLAPVGVWIGIRLHNLVNERVFYPLAYAFLLITGIKLLYDGIVGL is encoded by the coding sequence GTGATCGACGATCCCGTCTTCTACTTCTTTGCGGTCCTTGCCATCCTCGTTTCCGGTATCGCCAAGAGCGGTTTTGGCGGGGGGCTGGGGATCCTGGCGGTGCCGATCATGGCGCTGGCGATCGAGCCGGCCCGGGCCGCGGCGATTCTGTTGCCCATCCTGTGCCTCATCGACGCGGTGAATATCTGGCATTACCGCACGAAGTGGGACCGCGCCAATGTTCGCATCCTCCTGCCCGCGGGCCTGCTCGGTGTGCTTATCGGCGCCTTCACGTTCCGCTACCTCTCCGATGCGCACATCCGCATCCTGATCGGGGTGATCGCTGTCGTGTTCTCGGTCAATTCGCTTCGGAAACGCGCGGACGCGCCGCCCCGGGGCCCGGATGTGGTCCGCGGCACCTTCTGGGGCTTGATTGCCGGGTTCACGAGTTTCGGGGTGCACTCCGGCGGCCCGCCGGCGAATGTATACCTGCTGCCACAGCGGCTGGATAAGTCCGTGTTTGTCGGCACCCTGGTGGTCGTTTTTACCACGCTCAATTTTGTAAAGCTCATCCCTTACGCCATGCTCGGGCAACTCAGCCTCAGCAACATGACCACCTCCCTCGTGCTGGCCCCACTCGCGCCGGTCGGCGTCTGGATCGGCATTCGCCTGCACAACCTCGTCAACGAGCGCGTGTTCTACCCCCTCGCCTACGCCTTTCTCCTCATCACGGGCATCAAACTGCTGTACGACGGCATCGTGGGCCTGTAG
- a CDS encoding Gfo/Idh/MocA family oxidoreductase, with protein sequence MIFSSRRDFLKTAAVGAAMLGSFAPTAPASAMARLGRTRAPLGVALVGLGYYSTDLLAPALQETQNVRLAGIVTGTPAKADAWSAKYDIPRRNIYSYDTFDAIADNPDIDIVYVVLPNVMHAEYTIRAARAGKHVICEKPMAITEAECATMIEACDKAGVTLSIGYRMQHEPTTQEVMRFAREKPFGGVQFVTAGSGYREGRADNWKVKKAMGGGVMMDMGVYSLQACRYAAGEEPVSVSAQTFVTRPEIFKDADEITSFQLQFPSGFVANAHTSFAGNMNHLEVRYERGWLKMDPFQAYRNIRAVSHEGPLSMPDINQQARQMDDTADAIVNKTPVRVPGEEGMRDMRIVEAIYRSIAAGGATMPL encoded by the coding sequence ATGATCTTTTCCTCTCGTCGCGACTTTCTCAAAACAGCGGCTGTAGGTGCGGCCATGCTGGGTTCTTTTGCTCCTACAGCCCCCGCCTCGGCCATGGCGCGGCTCGGCCGGACGAGAGCTCCGTTGGGCGTCGCCCTCGTCGGCCTTGGCTACTACAGCACGGACTTGCTGGCGCCCGCTCTGCAAGAGACCCAAAACGTCCGCCTCGCGGGCATCGTTACGGGCACGCCGGCCAAGGCCGATGCGTGGTCGGCGAAGTATGACATCCCCCGGCGCAATATCTATTCGTACGACACCTTCGACGCCATCGCCGACAACCCGGACATCGACATCGTCTACGTGGTTCTGCCGAACGTCATGCACGCGGAATACACCATTCGGGCGGCGCGGGCGGGCAAACATGTGATCTGCGAGAAACCGATGGCGATCACGGAGGCGGAGTGTGCGACGATGATCGAAGCCTGCGACAAGGCCGGCGTGACGTTGTCCATTGGCTACCGCATGCAGCACGAACCGACGACGCAGGAGGTGATGCGCTTCGCGCGGGAGAAACCGTTTGGGGGCGTGCAGTTCGTGACGGCCGGTTCGGGCTATCGCGAGGGCCGGGCAGATAACTGGAAAGTGAAAAAGGCCATGGGCGGAGGCGTGATGATGGACATGGGCGTCTATTCGCTCCAGGCGTGCCGCTACGCCGCCGGCGAGGAGCCCGTTTCCGTGTCCGCGCAGACGTTTGTCACCCGTCCGGAGATCTTCAAGGATGCCGACGAAATCACGTCCTTCCAGCTGCAATTCCCGAGCGGCTTCGTGGCCAACGCGCACACGAGCTTCGCTGGCAACATGAATCACCTGGAAGTCCGCTACGAGCGCGGGTGGCTCAAGATGGATCCATTCCAGGCCTATCGCAACATCCGAGCGGTAAGCCATGAAGGGCCGCTGTCCATGCCGGACATCAACCAGCAGGCGAGGCAGATGGACGATACCGCCGACGCGATCGTGAACAAGACGCCCGTACGCGTTCCCGGCGAGGAAGGCATGCGAGACATGCGCATCGTCGAAGCCATCTACCGGTCCATCGCGGCCGGCGGCGCCACCATGCCCCTGTGA
- a CDS encoding Gfo/Idh/MocA family oxidoreductase — protein sequence MNAPIDRRTFVKTATAAGLGLGLTGPFRSIRGARSANSTVVVAVMGVNGRGGALANAFAQTTGSEVGFICDVDERAMAKSIADVRQRQTREPKGVKDFRSLLDGNDIDALVIAAPDHWHAPAALMAMQAGKHVYVEKPCGHNPREGELLIAAQKKYGKVVQMGTQQRSAPESIEIIQAIHEGLIGEARYAKCWYANTRGSIGKGKSMEVPSWLDFDLWQGPAPRRPYQDNLVHYNWHWFWNWGTGESLNNGTHEVDVCRWALGVDYPVRVASNGGRFHFNDDWEFYDTQVMSFDFAGGKTITWEGRSCNGLPFYDRGRGATIHGTEGTVLLDREGYIVYDLAGKEIKRQMRQESTDALNTVGADGLTDIHIQNFVDAVRDGKRLNTPIEMGHQSVLLCHLGNIAQYTGTTLECDPTNGHVKNDAIMKQMWGRTYEPGWEPTV from the coding sequence ATGAACGCACCCATCGACCGCCGAACGTTTGTCAAAACAGCCACCGCTGCCGGCCTGGGCCTCGGGCTAACGGGTCCTTTCCGTTCGATTCGCGGCGCCCGCTCCGCCAACTCCACCGTTGTCGTTGCCGTGATGGGCGTCAATGGCCGGGGCGGCGCCCTCGCCAACGCATTCGCCCAGACAACCGGTTCGGAAGTGGGTTTTATCTGCGATGTCGACGAGCGCGCCATGGCAAAAAGTATCGCGGACGTCCGCCAGCGGCAGACGCGCGAACCGAAGGGCGTCAAGGATTTCCGCTCGCTCCTCGATGGCAACGACATCGACGCGCTGGTCATCGCCGCGCCCGACCACTGGCACGCGCCGGCGGCGCTGATGGCCATGCAGGCCGGTAAACACGTCTATGTCGAGAAGCCGTGCGGCCACAACCCGCGGGAAGGGGAATTACTCATCGCCGCCCAGAAGAAATACGGGAAAGTGGTGCAGATGGGTACCCAGCAGCGCTCTGCGCCAGAGTCGATCGAGATCATCCAGGCCATTCATGAAGGGCTCATCGGAGAGGCGCGGTATGCCAAGTGCTGGTACGCCAACACCCGGGGCTCCATCGGCAAAGGGAAATCTATGGAGGTGCCCTCCTGGCTCGATTTCGACCTCTGGCAGGGTCCCGCCCCGCGCCGGCCGTACCAGGATAACCTCGTCCACTACAACTGGCATTGGTTCTGGAACTGGGGCACGGGCGAGTCGCTCAATAACGGCACCCACGAGGTGGACGTCTGCCGCTGGGCCCTCGGCGTAGATTACCCGGTGCGGGTCGCCTCCAACGGCGGCCGGTTCCACTTCAACGACGACTGGGAATTTTATGACACGCAGGTGATGTCGTTCGACTTCGCCGGCGGCAAGACCATCACCTGGGAAGGGCGGAGCTGCAACGGCCTGCCATTTTACGACCGCGGCCGGGGCGCCACGATCCACGGCACCGAAGGCACCGTGTTGTTGGATCGCGAGGGCTACATCGTGTACGACCTCGCCGGCAAGGAGATCAAGCGCCAGATGCGCCAGGAAAGCACCGACGCCCTCAACACCGTCGGCGCCGACGGGCTCACGGATATCCACATCCAGAACTTCGTCGACGCCGTGCGCGACGGCAAGCGCCTGAATACGCCGATCGAGATGGGCCACCAAAGCGTCCTCCTCTGCCACCTGGGCAACATCGCGCAGTATACGGGCACGACGCTCGAGTGCGACCCGACCAACGGCCACGTCAAAAACGACGCGATCATGAAGCAGATGTGGGGCCGCACCTACGAACCGGGCTGGGAGCCTACCGTCTGA
- a CDS encoding class I SAM-dependent methyltransferase: MPEPRSIASRLLDTFGQIDIYLFDQLMRGRFDTRHSILDAGCGRGRNLVYFMNEGFDVFGVDQEEAAIASIRRLAGRLGVSDPDQRFQTADLAGLPYSDARFDAVICSAVLHFARDESHFEGMIREMTRVLRPGGLFFARLASTIGVEHAVTPLHGRWHRLPDGSDRFLVDEALLVDATRQLGGTLLDPLKTTVVQGMRAMTTWVFQRDA; this comes from the coding sequence ATGCCCGAGCCCCGGTCCATCGCCTCGCGTCTGCTCGACACCTTTGGCCAGATCGACATCTACTTGTTCGATCAACTCATGCGCGGACGTTTCGACACGCGCCATTCCATCCTCGACGCCGGCTGCGGCCGCGGCCGTAACCTCGTCTATTTTATGAACGAGGGGTTCGATGTTTTCGGTGTCGATCAAGAAGAGGCGGCAATCGCCTCCATACGGCGCCTCGCCGGCCGGCTGGGCGTGTCCGATCCAGACCAACGCTTCCAGACCGCCGACCTCGCCGGCCTGCCTTATTCCGACGCCCGTTTTGACGCTGTGATCTGCAGTGCCGTGCTGCACTTCGCGCGCGACGAATCTCATTTCGAGGGGATGATCCGGGAGATGACGCGCGTGCTCCGCCCCGGCGGTCTTTTCTTCGCCCGCCTCGCCTCCACCATCGGAGTCGAACACGCCGTCACGCCTCTCCATGGGCGGTGGCATCGCTTGCCTGACGGGTCCGATCGGTTTCTCGTCGATGAAGCCCTGCTAGTGGATGCGACCCGACAGCTGGGCGGCACGCTGCTCGACCCCCTGAAGACGACCGTCGTCCAGGGTATGCGCGCGATGACGACGTGGGTGTTTCAACGCGATGCCTGA